From the Temnothorax longispinosus isolate EJ_2023e chromosome 6, Tlon_JGU_v1, whole genome shotgun sequence genome, one window contains:
- the Marf1 gene encoding meiosis regulator and mRNA stability factor 1 isoform X3, with protein MADEKSSDYRAFCAEDNDEIEGLNEKLIQLLSVQKLLLPVSNSSPCDSKLESNSDSKVIAKASESLSFSHCRHDCSVLCHGHDSPSKMPSTSNLPPIGVFWDIENCQVPKGRSAIAITQLIRDKFFNGYREAEFIVVCDVQKENSQIIQELNDAQVNLIHVAATCKNAADEKLKQTIRRFADIHGSPAAIILISGDINFAADLSDLRHRKKIHVILLHKKNTSEALILCANEHYDFMELTEPLPSRPPPKGNESYDLLINNLPDEIDVNIIKRRLKQLSENCGGRVVDVQSNTAIVRFTSHSSAERAQKRMDGEYVYGSKILVRYLGKEKGNIIVKNPGSVITRSRAVSESEVVADSKQSSSKQMYAASASVLGTRTLQFPHYQSASSVVGAYGPAFNPHCAPINGPPSGLIQPPLYFGRAYPNSGDVAFNRTYNDLTRVQSPNLIWPIPGPQQYGHIWEEQYKAEKSKVLSKRVHIPQVRDNNVAVTTLSRTPEGLRRIRGTHGTFLHASEWLGGRQSYNSLAVPLSYNAQSNSFKRRSPSPLYDAPTREKSSWHGQNQHQIPTRNNKTPSPYENSMLQGTGQHNQTSRSHLSDAENEEVEKFLNPINNRVGSSINNGTNIPIELQVTNLDQNIDMKDMKRILTAVFTEHVSDGQVKLPYCTMHTAKPLLDKGWAEQEMASLPNVKISLKLLESRVQQLLVSHNGILPLPSLPTCYEAEFKEQLEIIENGVPLEHLVSCLSCVELKQDTGSVKYIMWIGKKDHDNNHDETKCVSPPLATQLALFSRELVDLLKTAPHCQLSFNRFIPAYHHHFGRQCRVADYGFTKLIDLLEALTSTVQVMGEGNKRTVTLSHRAQVRRFTSDLLRVLKSKASKQVALSEFPSVYTRVIAKPWDIVDYGVCDIEDILGEVSENTVVVTPMEGGDKMIAIPKREQTVEEIERTKLFAKEVVELLQHAPQCKMLFNKFVPSYHHHFGHQCRVSDYGFTKLIELFEAIPDVVKIEEVNGGERQISLTEKEGLKVLSEQISKLVMRARSGLSVSSIAQVFQHQFGCALRPESYGCSSMLQLMRKLGDTVQIIDLATGPAIIIIDKSHLQQTTLQCRRVLMDQPQNRMPVREFVQQYSQYYMKQCNLDEFRKDLTNVVRFTVINGEQFIELTPLHRFACDLYRVMMNYGGTLNLSQFDMSYLSIMGAPCKPAHYGFPTITALLQALPCTVTIKETRKKEAIIYLKKKLAASAGIRLPSVYKSMSSSYRDTDSSNDSFESDSSCRMNASNTLSAMDHDHEKWIDQLTNINSWKAKDDKSLWPEARDKHWKNLPNSEERSISWSVPAESGGESFLNSLIRTPMQRNFPPPPPKPDSPPEDVMWEEEAQHLISSLWKSPTKFAYPQDEHSTNVQVPSLALPSWNQILASADISNLLSPTKNLLPAAANPLYPPTSPYYHKSVVAPHPSELPLPSLSLTPKKKILADNQKKTAANARMHLNLASSESEDIIEDDESSDSHSTSGKPIKGKRRLAAQFDQRIKP; from the exons ATGGCTGACGAGAAATCATCCGATTACCGTGCGTTCTGTGCGGAAGATAACGACGAGATCGAGGGCCTTAATGAGAAGCTGATACAATTGTTATCTGTGCAAAAGTTATTGCTTCCGGTATCCAACAGTTCGCCGTGCGACAGTAAACTAGAAAGCAATAGCGATTCTAAAGTAATCGCCAAGGCATCTGAGTCTCTGTCGTTTAGCCATTGCAGGCATGACTGCTCCGTTCTTTGTCATGGTCATGATAGCCCATCTAAGATGCCGAGTACATCAAATCTTCCACCTATTGGCGTATTTTGGGACATTGAAAATTGTCAG GTTCCTAAAGGTAGATCCGCCATAGCGATTACCCAATTGAttagagataaattttttaatggctATAGAGAGGCAGAATTTATTGTAGTTTGTGACGTTCAGAAGGAGAATAGCCAAATTATACAGGAACTGAATGACGCTCAG GTTAATTTAATACACGTAGCTGCTACATGTAAGAACGCTGCGGATGAGAAGCTTAAACAGACCATTAGGAGGTTTGCCGACATCCACGGCAGCCCAGCAGCCATAATCTTAATATCCGGCGACATTAATTTTGCCGCTGATCTCAGTGATCTACGTCATAGGAAGAAGATTCATGTGATACTGCTGCATAAGAAGAATACCTCAGAAGCGTTAATATTATGCGCCAATGAACATTATGATTTTATGGAGCTCACGGAGCCACTGCCGTCCAGACCTCCACCAAAG GGTAATGAATCCTATGACCTCCTAATTAATAATCTTCCCGATGAAATAGATGTTAATATCATTAAGCGTCGTCTTAAGCAATTATCCGAAAATTGTGGTGGTCGTGTGGTAGATGTCCAGTCCAATACTGCCATAGTGCGGTTTACGTCGCATAGTTCTGCAgaaag gGCTCAGAAGCGTATGGATGGAGAATATGTTTATGGGTCGAAAATACTTGTAAGATATCTCggaaaggagaaaggaaaTATAATCGTTAAAAATCCAG GAAGTGTTATAACTCGAAGTAGGGCAGTCAGTGAATCGGAAGTTGTTGCTGACTCTAAGCAAAGTAGCTCCAAGCAAATGTATGCTGCGAGTGCCTCTGTACTTGGGACAAGAACCCTCCAATTTCCGCATTATCAATCCGCGTCATCCGTAGTGGGTGCCTATGGTCCTGCTTTCAATCCCCATTGTGCGCCCATCAATGGTCCACCATCAGG gcTGATACAACCTCCGTTATATTTCGGGAGGGCGTATCCGAATAGTGGCGATGTAGCTTTTAATAGGACATACAATGATCTTACTAGGGTGCAGTCACCAAATTTAATTTGGCCAATTCCGGGACCTCAACAATATGGCCATATATGGGAGGAACAATACAAA GCGGAAAAGTCGAAGGTATTAAGCAAACGAGTTCACATCCCGCAGGTTCGGGACAATAATGTTGCTGTTACCACGCTTTCTCGTACACCTGAAGGTCTTAGGCGCATCAGAGGTACACACGGTACATTTCTTCATGCTTCCGAATGGCTTGGAGGGCGGCAATCGTACAATTCATTAGCTGTTCCACTTAGTTATAATG CCCAATCCAATTCTTTCAAACGGCGTAGCCCATCTCCGCTGTACGATGCACCGACTAGAGAAAAGAGCTCGTGGCACGGTCAG aatcaACATCAGATTCCTACACGAAACAATAAGACACCATCACCTTATGAAAATAGTATGTTACAAGGGACAGGACAACACAATCAAACATCACGGTCGCATCTAAGTGATGCAGAAAACGAAGAAGTAGAG aaatttttaaatcctaTAAACAATCGCGTCGGATCTAGCATCAATAATGGTACTAATATACCAATCGAATTGCAAGTAACAAATTTAGATCAAAACATCGATATGAAAGACATGAAGCGAATTCTTACGGCTGTGTTTACGGAACACGTCTCG GATGGACAAGTCAAGTTACCGTATTGCACAATGCATACCGCGAAACCGTTGCTGGACAAAGGCTGGGCGGAACAAGAAATGGCATCCTTACCCAACGTAAAGATCTCTTTGAAGCTTCTCGAGTCTCGTGTGCAACAATTATTAGTGTCGCACAATGGCATTCTACCTTTGCCAAG TCTACCGACTTGTTACGAGGCTGAATTCAAAGAACAATTGGAAATCATAGAAAATGGTGTACCTTTAGAACATTTGGTTTCGTGCTTATCATGCGTCGAATTAAAACAAGATACCGGCAGcgtgaaatatattatgtggATAGGAAAGAAAGACCATGACAATAATCACGATG AAACTAAGTGCGTGAGTCCACCGCTCGCGACTCAGTTAGCCCTTTTTAGCCGCGAACTGGTCGATCTTCTGAAAACCGCTCCGCACTGCCAATTATCATTTAATCGATTTATACCGGCGTACCACCATCACTTCGGACGGCAGTGCAGAGTCGCCGATTATGGATTCACTAAACTAATAGATCTGCTGGAGGCGCTTACGTCCACTGTTCAA GTGATGGGAGAGGGCAATAAACGCACGGTTACGCTATCGCATCGTGCTCAAGTACGCAGATTCACCTCGGATTTACTACGAGTGCTGAAATCGAAAGCGAGCAAGCAAGTGGCACTTTCGGAATTTCCAAGCGTTTATACTCGAGTAATAG caAAACCATGGGACATCGTGGATTATGGTGTATGCGATATCGAAGATATTCTGGGTGAAGTGTCCGAGAACACTGTTGTCGTAACTCCTATGGAAGGTGGCGATAAGATGATAGCCATCCCCAAACGCGAACAGACTGTCGAAGAAATCGAACGAACGAAACTGTTCGCTAAAGAG GTGGTCGAGTTACTGCAACACGCGCCACAATGTAAGATGCTGTTCAACAAGTTTGTACCTTCCTATCATCATCACTTCGGTCATCAATGCCGCGTGTCGGATTACGGATTCACCAAGTTGATCGAATTGTTCGAAGCGATCCCGGACGTAGTCAAGATCGAGGAGGTAAACGGAGGCGAGAGACAGATATCCTTGACCGAGAAAGAGGGTCTTAAGGTCCTCTCCGAGCAAATATCGAAATTGGTGATGCGCGCCAGAAGCGGCCTAAGTGTTTCGAGCATCGCGCAAGTGTTCCAACATCAATTCGGCTGCGCGCTACGTCCCGAATCGTACGGTTGCAGTTCGATGTTGCAGCTTATGCGAAAGCTTGGAGACACCGTTCAG ATCATAGATTTGGCTACAGGACCAGCTATCATCATAATAGACAAATCGCACTTGCAGCAAACAACCCTCCAATGCCGGCGTGTGTTAATGGACCAACCCCAAAATAGAATGCCAGTCAGAGAATTTGTACAGCAATACTCTCAGTATTATATGAAGCAATGTAATCTAGATGAGTTTAGAAAAGATCTGACAAATGTTGTTCGG TTCACAGTGATAAATGGCGAACAATTCATCGAGCTGACACCATTGCATCGTTTCGCCTGCGATCTTTATCGCGTAATGATGAATTATGGCGGTACATTAAACTTGTCGCAGTTTGATATGTCATACTTGAGTATCATGGGCGCACCTTGTAAACCTGCACACTATGGTTTTCCAACAATAACTGCACTTTTACAAGCCTTACCTTGCACTGTAACGATAAAGGAGACACGGAAGAAAGAAGCGATTatctatttgaaaaaaaagttagcCG cTTCCGCCGGTATACGTTTGCCATCAGTATACAAATCGATGTCATCATCCTATCGCGATACGGATTCCAGTAACGATTCGTTTGAAAGTGATTCTTCCTGCCGCATGAATGCCTCCAATACTTTGAGCGCGATGGATCACGATCACGAAAAGTGGATCGATCAGTTGACAAACATTAATTCTTGGAAAGCGAAGGACGATAAAAGTCTATGGCCGGAAGCTCGTGATAAGCATTGGAAGAACTTGCCGAATTCGGAGGAACGCTCGATTAGCTGGTCGGTCCCGGCCGAAAGCGGCGGTGAAAGCTTCCTGAACAGTTTGATACGCACACCGATGCAACGTAATTTTCCTCCGCCGCCGCCCAAGCCCGACTCCCCGCCTGAG GATGTTATGTGGGAGGAAGAAGCACAACACTTGATATCATCGCTGTGGAAGTCCCCAACAAAATTTGCGTACCCGCAAGATGAACATTCCACGAACGTACAG GTTCCCTCGTTGGCCTTACCAAGCTGGAATCAGATTCTGGCCAGCGCCGATATATCGAACTTGTTGTCGCCAACGAAAAATCTATTGCCCGCTGCTGCTAATCCCTTGTATCCGCCTACCTCTCCGTACTATCACAAGTCTGTCGTTGCACCACATCCGTCGGAATTGCCGCTTCCTTCTCTATCGCTAACACCCAAGAAGAAGATATTGGCGGATAATCAGAAAAAGACCGCCGCCAACGCGAGGATGCATCTCAATCTTGCAAGTTCCGAAAGCGAGGATATTATCGAGGATGACGAGAGCAGCGACAGTCATAGCACTTCTGGTAAACCCA TTAAAGGCAAGAGACGTCTGGCGGCCCAGTTCGATCAGCGGATCAAGCCATAA
- the Marf1 gene encoding meiosis regulator and mRNA stability factor 1 isoform X1 translates to MADEKSSDYRAFCAEDNDEIEGLNEKLIQLLSVQKLLLPVSNSSPCDSKLESNSDSKVIAKASESLSFSHCRHDCSVLCHGHDSPSKMPSTSNLPPIGVFWDIENCQVPKGRSAIAITQLIRDKFFNGYREAEFIVVCDVQKENSQIIQELNDAQVNLIHVAATCKNAADEKLKQTIRRFADIHGSPAAIILISGDINFAADLSDLRHRKKIHVILLHKKNTSEALILCANEHYDFMELTEPLPSRPPPKGNESYDLLINNLPDEIDVNIIKRRLKQLSENCGGRVVDVQSNTAIVRFTSHSSAERAQKRMDGEYVYGSKILVRYLGKEKGNIIVKNPGSVITRSRAVSESEVVADSKQSSSKQMYAASASVLGTRTLQFPHYQSASSVVGAYGPAFNPHCAPINGPPSGLIQPPLYFGRAYPNSGDVAFNRTYNDLTRVQSPNLIWPIPGPQQYGHIWEEQYKAEKSKVLSKRVHIPQVRDNNVAVTTLSRTPEGLRRIRGTHGTFLHASEWLGGRQSYNSLAVPLSYNAQSNSFKRRSPSPLYDAPTREKSSWHGQNQHQIPTRNNKTPSPYENSMLQGTGQHNQTSRSHLSDAENEEVEKFLNPINNRVGSSINNGTNIPIELQVTNLDQNIDMKDMKRILTAVFTEHVSNCHITVFTQSDGNYAASVKLLSLSDAQYAISQLHRRKIGYKRILISYAHNGGPNLQLIRAQIVMLLQEVPGHKLPLFKFREMYESRFMISISVSELYKMRDVCIITEDPSGRMVSLNPDHRNTPSPCFSNTMQDGQVKLPYCTMHTAKPLLDKGWAEQEMASLPNVKISLKLLESRVQQLLVSHNGILPLPSLPTCYEAEFKEQLEIIENGVPLEHLVSCLSCVELKQDTGSVKYIMWIGKKDHDNNHDETKCVSPPLATQLALFSRELVDLLKTAPHCQLSFNRFIPAYHHHFGRQCRVADYGFTKLIDLLEALTSTVQVMGEGNKRTVTLSHRAQVRRFTSDLLRVLKSKASKQVALSEFPSVYTRVIAKPWDIVDYGVCDIEDILGEVSENTVVVTPMEGGDKMIAIPKREQTVEEIERTKLFAKEVVELLQHAPQCKMLFNKFVPSYHHHFGHQCRVSDYGFTKLIELFEAIPDVVKIEEVNGGERQISLTEKEGLKVLSEQISKLVMRARSGLSVSSIAQVFQHQFGCALRPESYGCSSMLQLMRKLGDTVQIIDLATGPAIIIIDKSHLQQTTLQCRRVLMDQPQNRMPVREFVQQYSQYYMKQCNLDEFRKDLTNVVRFTVINGEQFIELTPLHRFACDLYRVMMNYGGTLNLSQFDMSYLSIMGAPCKPAHYGFPTITALLQALPCTVTIKETRKKEAIIYLKKKLAASAGIRLPSVYKSMSSSYRDTDSSNDSFESDSSCRMNASNTLSAMDHDHEKWIDQLTNINSWKAKDDKSLWPEARDKHWKNLPNSEERSISWSVPAESGGESFLNSLIRTPMQRNFPPPPPKPDSPPEDVMWEEEAQHLISSLWKSPTKFAYPQDEHSTNVQVPSLALPSWNQILASADISNLLSPTKNLLPAAANPLYPPTSPYYHKSVVAPHPSELPLPSLSLTPKKKILADNQKKTAANARMHLNLASSESEDIIEDDESSDSHSTSGKPIKGKRRLAAQFDQRIKP, encoded by the exons ATGGCTGACGAGAAATCATCCGATTACCGTGCGTTCTGTGCGGAAGATAACGACGAGATCGAGGGCCTTAATGAGAAGCTGATACAATTGTTATCTGTGCAAAAGTTATTGCTTCCGGTATCCAACAGTTCGCCGTGCGACAGTAAACTAGAAAGCAATAGCGATTCTAAAGTAATCGCCAAGGCATCTGAGTCTCTGTCGTTTAGCCATTGCAGGCATGACTGCTCCGTTCTTTGTCATGGTCATGATAGCCCATCTAAGATGCCGAGTACATCAAATCTTCCACCTATTGGCGTATTTTGGGACATTGAAAATTGTCAG GTTCCTAAAGGTAGATCCGCCATAGCGATTACCCAATTGAttagagataaattttttaatggctATAGAGAGGCAGAATTTATTGTAGTTTGTGACGTTCAGAAGGAGAATAGCCAAATTATACAGGAACTGAATGACGCTCAG GTTAATTTAATACACGTAGCTGCTACATGTAAGAACGCTGCGGATGAGAAGCTTAAACAGACCATTAGGAGGTTTGCCGACATCCACGGCAGCCCAGCAGCCATAATCTTAATATCCGGCGACATTAATTTTGCCGCTGATCTCAGTGATCTACGTCATAGGAAGAAGATTCATGTGATACTGCTGCATAAGAAGAATACCTCAGAAGCGTTAATATTATGCGCCAATGAACATTATGATTTTATGGAGCTCACGGAGCCACTGCCGTCCAGACCTCCACCAAAG GGTAATGAATCCTATGACCTCCTAATTAATAATCTTCCCGATGAAATAGATGTTAATATCATTAAGCGTCGTCTTAAGCAATTATCCGAAAATTGTGGTGGTCGTGTGGTAGATGTCCAGTCCAATACTGCCATAGTGCGGTTTACGTCGCATAGTTCTGCAgaaag gGCTCAGAAGCGTATGGATGGAGAATATGTTTATGGGTCGAAAATACTTGTAAGATATCTCggaaaggagaaaggaaaTATAATCGTTAAAAATCCAG GAAGTGTTATAACTCGAAGTAGGGCAGTCAGTGAATCGGAAGTTGTTGCTGACTCTAAGCAAAGTAGCTCCAAGCAAATGTATGCTGCGAGTGCCTCTGTACTTGGGACAAGAACCCTCCAATTTCCGCATTATCAATCCGCGTCATCCGTAGTGGGTGCCTATGGTCCTGCTTTCAATCCCCATTGTGCGCCCATCAATGGTCCACCATCAGG gcTGATACAACCTCCGTTATATTTCGGGAGGGCGTATCCGAATAGTGGCGATGTAGCTTTTAATAGGACATACAATGATCTTACTAGGGTGCAGTCACCAAATTTAATTTGGCCAATTCCGGGACCTCAACAATATGGCCATATATGGGAGGAACAATACAAA GCGGAAAAGTCGAAGGTATTAAGCAAACGAGTTCACATCCCGCAGGTTCGGGACAATAATGTTGCTGTTACCACGCTTTCTCGTACACCTGAAGGTCTTAGGCGCATCAGAGGTACACACGGTACATTTCTTCATGCTTCCGAATGGCTTGGAGGGCGGCAATCGTACAATTCATTAGCTGTTCCACTTAGTTATAATG CCCAATCCAATTCTTTCAAACGGCGTAGCCCATCTCCGCTGTACGATGCACCGACTAGAGAAAAGAGCTCGTGGCACGGTCAG aatcaACATCAGATTCCTACACGAAACAATAAGACACCATCACCTTATGAAAATAGTATGTTACAAGGGACAGGACAACACAATCAAACATCACGGTCGCATCTAAGTGATGCAGAAAACGAAGAAGTAGAG aaatttttaaatcctaTAAACAATCGCGTCGGATCTAGCATCAATAATGGTACTAATATACCAATCGAATTGCAAGTAACAAATTTAGATCAAAACATCGATATGAAAGACATGAAGCGAATTCTTACGGCTGTGTTTACGGAACACGTCTCG AACTGTCATATTACTGTATTTACGCAATCGGACGGTAATTACGCCGCTAGTGTCAAATTACTCTCGTTATCGGACGCACAATATGCGATCTCGCAATTACACCGTCGTAAAATAGGCTACAAGCGCATTTTGATATCTTACGCTCATAACGGTGGACCAAATCTGCAACTTATCCGAGCACAAATCGTAATGCTGTTGCAAGAGGTCCCGGGACACAAACTGCCGCTATTCAAATTCCGCGAGATGTATGAGAGCCGGTTTATGATCTCTATAAGCGTGTCGGAACTCTACAAGATGAGAGACGTATGCATAATCACCGAAGATCCGAGCGGCAGAATGGTCTCGCTCAATCCGGATCATAGAAACACACCATCGCCGTGCTTTAGTAATACGATGCAG GATGGACAAGTCAAGTTACCGTATTGCACAATGCATACCGCGAAACCGTTGCTGGACAAAGGCTGGGCGGAACAAGAAATGGCATCCTTACCCAACGTAAAGATCTCTTTGAAGCTTCTCGAGTCTCGTGTGCAACAATTATTAGTGTCGCACAATGGCATTCTACCTTTGCCAAG TCTACCGACTTGTTACGAGGCTGAATTCAAAGAACAATTGGAAATCATAGAAAATGGTGTACCTTTAGAACATTTGGTTTCGTGCTTATCATGCGTCGAATTAAAACAAGATACCGGCAGcgtgaaatatattatgtggATAGGAAAGAAAGACCATGACAATAATCACGATG AAACTAAGTGCGTGAGTCCACCGCTCGCGACTCAGTTAGCCCTTTTTAGCCGCGAACTGGTCGATCTTCTGAAAACCGCTCCGCACTGCCAATTATCATTTAATCGATTTATACCGGCGTACCACCATCACTTCGGACGGCAGTGCAGAGTCGCCGATTATGGATTCACTAAACTAATAGATCTGCTGGAGGCGCTTACGTCCACTGTTCAA GTGATGGGAGAGGGCAATAAACGCACGGTTACGCTATCGCATCGTGCTCAAGTACGCAGATTCACCTCGGATTTACTACGAGTGCTGAAATCGAAAGCGAGCAAGCAAGTGGCACTTTCGGAATTTCCAAGCGTTTATACTCGAGTAATAG caAAACCATGGGACATCGTGGATTATGGTGTATGCGATATCGAAGATATTCTGGGTGAAGTGTCCGAGAACACTGTTGTCGTAACTCCTATGGAAGGTGGCGATAAGATGATAGCCATCCCCAAACGCGAACAGACTGTCGAAGAAATCGAACGAACGAAACTGTTCGCTAAAGAG GTGGTCGAGTTACTGCAACACGCGCCACAATGTAAGATGCTGTTCAACAAGTTTGTACCTTCCTATCATCATCACTTCGGTCATCAATGCCGCGTGTCGGATTACGGATTCACCAAGTTGATCGAATTGTTCGAAGCGATCCCGGACGTAGTCAAGATCGAGGAGGTAAACGGAGGCGAGAGACAGATATCCTTGACCGAGAAAGAGGGTCTTAAGGTCCTCTCCGAGCAAATATCGAAATTGGTGATGCGCGCCAGAAGCGGCCTAAGTGTTTCGAGCATCGCGCAAGTGTTCCAACATCAATTCGGCTGCGCGCTACGTCCCGAATCGTACGGTTGCAGTTCGATGTTGCAGCTTATGCGAAAGCTTGGAGACACCGTTCAG ATCATAGATTTGGCTACAGGACCAGCTATCATCATAATAGACAAATCGCACTTGCAGCAAACAACCCTCCAATGCCGGCGTGTGTTAATGGACCAACCCCAAAATAGAATGCCAGTCAGAGAATTTGTACAGCAATACTCTCAGTATTATATGAAGCAATGTAATCTAGATGAGTTTAGAAAAGATCTGACAAATGTTGTTCGG TTCACAGTGATAAATGGCGAACAATTCATCGAGCTGACACCATTGCATCGTTTCGCCTGCGATCTTTATCGCGTAATGATGAATTATGGCGGTACATTAAACTTGTCGCAGTTTGATATGTCATACTTGAGTATCATGGGCGCACCTTGTAAACCTGCACACTATGGTTTTCCAACAATAACTGCACTTTTACAAGCCTTACCTTGCACTGTAACGATAAAGGAGACACGGAAGAAAGAAGCGATTatctatttgaaaaaaaagttagcCG cTTCCGCCGGTATACGTTTGCCATCAGTATACAAATCGATGTCATCATCCTATCGCGATACGGATTCCAGTAACGATTCGTTTGAAAGTGATTCTTCCTGCCGCATGAATGCCTCCAATACTTTGAGCGCGATGGATCACGATCACGAAAAGTGGATCGATCAGTTGACAAACATTAATTCTTGGAAAGCGAAGGACGATAAAAGTCTATGGCCGGAAGCTCGTGATAAGCATTGGAAGAACTTGCCGAATTCGGAGGAACGCTCGATTAGCTGGTCGGTCCCGGCCGAAAGCGGCGGTGAAAGCTTCCTGAACAGTTTGATACGCACACCGATGCAACGTAATTTTCCTCCGCCGCCGCCCAAGCCCGACTCCCCGCCTGAG GATGTTATGTGGGAGGAAGAAGCACAACACTTGATATCATCGCTGTGGAAGTCCCCAACAAAATTTGCGTACCCGCAAGATGAACATTCCACGAACGTACAG GTTCCCTCGTTGGCCTTACCAAGCTGGAATCAGATTCTGGCCAGCGCCGATATATCGAACTTGTTGTCGCCAACGAAAAATCTATTGCCCGCTGCTGCTAATCCCTTGTATCCGCCTACCTCTCCGTACTATCACAAGTCTGTCGTTGCACCACATCCGTCGGAATTGCCGCTTCCTTCTCTATCGCTAACACCCAAGAAGAAGATATTGGCGGATAATCAGAAAAAGACCGCCGCCAACGCGAGGATGCATCTCAATCTTGCAAGTTCCGAAAGCGAGGATATTATCGAGGATGACGAGAGCAGCGACAGTCATAGCACTTCTGGTAAACCCA TTAAAGGCAAGAGACGTCTGGCGGCCCAGTTCGATCAGCGGATCAAGCCATAA